One stretch of Caloramator mitchellensis DNA includes these proteins:
- a CDS encoding FliA/WhiG family RNA polymerase sigma factor has product MKCYSQYDEREEMIIKYLPFVKYIASRLVTGKPPGVDFEDLVSFGILGLIDAIEKFDPSKGLKFETYATLRIKGAIIDELRKISWIPKSAFSKLSSLNNARNELEAKLNREPTDKEISEYLNISEEDLKNIETFVNYVSLVSLEEIFFKSDDEDLQVKDMIEDTNSPQPDAMIEDEEKLDMLKRAISMLPDKDKTILNLYYYEKLTLKQIGKVLEISESRVSQLHSRALVRLRENLKKLKYM; this is encoded by the coding sequence GTGAAATGTTATAGCCAATATGATGAAAGAGAAGAAATGATAATTAAATATCTTCCATTTGTAAAATATATAGCATCAAGATTAGTAACAGGTAAACCTCCAGGAGTTGATTTTGAGGACTTAGTGAGTTTTGGCATATTAGGGCTAATCGATGCGATAGAAAAATTTGACCCATCAAAGGGGTTGAAATTTGAAACCTATGCTACTTTGAGAATTAAAGGTGCAATTATAGATGAATTAAGAAAGATTAGCTGGATTCCAAAAAGCGCCTTTTCTAAACTCTCTTCTCTTAATAATGCTAGAAATGAACTTGAAGCTAAATTGAACAGAGAGCCTACTGACAAAGAAATATCTGAATATTTAAATATATCAGAGGAAGACCTTAAAAATATTGAAACATTTGTTAATTATGTTTCGTTGGTATCGCTAGAGGAGATATTCTTTAAATCAGATGATGAAGATCTACAAGTTAAAGATATGATTGAAGATACAAATAGCCCACAGCCTGATGCAATGATTGAGGACGAAGAAAAGTTGGACATGCTCAAAAGGGCAATTTCTATGCTCCCGGATAAAGACAAGACTATTTTGAATCTTTACTATTATGAAAAGCTAACGCTCAAGCAAATAGGCAAAGTCCTTGAAATTTCCGAATCTAGGGTATCGCAGCTTCATAGTAGAGCCTTAGTTAGATTAAGGGAAAACCTAAAGAAATTAAAATATATGTGA
- a CDS encoding flagellar brake protein — translation MTGLDLKLNVNQKIEVLQDGVAYKSKVQDTNENYILIDIPLSGNRYFITHPGSTIEFFVPTEKDVTKCRSIILGKRRENNVEMIVLSLPEVIEKVQRREYFRLPITMEIKYSLLPEDKRYFDLRDVPPTYYKQMNKGLSVDISGGGIKIISKEKTTPGANVLLLVPLPQEVMILASVIRIEELDNKTFRLALRFDNIDEKTRDNIIRFIFSKMREQLKLLK, via the coding sequence ATGACAGGGTTGGATTTAAAACTAAACGTAAATCAAAAGATTGAAGTATTGCAGGATGGAGTTGCATATAAAAGCAAGGTTCAGGATACTAATGAGAATTATATTTTGATTGACATCCCATTATCTGGTAACAGATATTTTATAACTCATCCTGGAAGCACAATTGAATTTTTTGTTCCAACAGAAAAGGATGTAACTAAATGTAGATCAATTATATTAGGTAAAAGACGAGAAAACAATGTCGAAATGATTGTTTTGAGTCTACCTGAGGTTATTGAAAAGGTCCAAAGAAGAGAATATTTTAGACTTCCTATTACTATGGAAATAAAATATTCACTTTTGCCGGAAGATAAACGGTATTTTGATTTAAGAGATGTTCCACCAACATATTATAAACAGATGAATAAAGGCTTAAGTGTTGATATCAGCGGAGGTGGAATCAAGATAATATCCAAAGAAAAGACAACACCAGGTGCTAATGTTCTTTTATTAGTTCCGCTACCTCAGGAGGTAATGATACTGGCTTCTGTTATAAGAATAGAAGAACTTGATAATAAAACGTTCAGATTGGCACTTAGATTTGACAATATAGATGAAAAAACACGCGACAATATAATTAGATTTATTTTTAGTAAAATGCGAGAACAACTCAAACTCCTAAAATAG
- a CDS encoding MinD/ParA family protein — protein MDQAEKLRALVQNKTKNKLESKSFRVITVTSGKGGVGKSSFVINLAAALRLRGANVAILDADIGMANVDIMYGIKSKYSIYDIIFNKMSINDIIEITREGIKIIPGGSGLQDIIELKEEQREILLEEFSKISDVDILIVDTGAGISNFILDFVSVADELIVITTPEPTSLTDAYSLIKIIANKNSQNNINIVINKVKTILEARDTFEKLNKTVNIFLNKSLNYRGFLFEDIKVGQSIVEQRPYVLAYPKTEASLCMYKIASEILGQKQENKNSSIKELFTNLIKKMGRGV, from the coding sequence CCGTAACTAGTGGAAAAGGTGGAGTTGGCAAGTCTAGTTTTGTAATAAACCTAGCTGCAGCCTTAAGGCTTAGGGGGGCTAATGTAGCAATTCTTGATGCAGATATAGGTATGGCTAATGTTGATATAATGTATGGAATAAAATCTAAATATAGCATTTATGATATTATATTTAATAAGATGAGTATTAATGATATAATAGAGATAACAAGGGAAGGTATAAAAATTATACCAGGAGGTTCAGGACTTCAAGACATAATCGAACTTAAAGAAGAGCAAAGAGAAATTTTACTTGAAGAATTTTCTAAGATAAGTGATGTAGATATTTTAATAGTTGACACAGGTGCAGGTATTTCAAACTTTATACTTGACTTTGTAAGCGTAGCTGATGAGTTAATAGTTATAACCACACCAGAGCCTACTTCATTGACTGATGCATATAGTTTAATTAAGATTATTGCTAATAAAAATTCACAGAATAATATCAATATTGTAATTAATAAAGTTAAAACTATACTTGAAGCAAGGGATACGTTTGAAAAATTAAATAAGACTGTCAATATTTTTCTTAATAAATCATTGAATTATAGAGGATTCCTATTTGAGGATATTAAAGTAGGGCAATCCATTGTTGAACAAAGACCATATGTATTAGCATATCCTAAAACAGAGGCAAGTTTATGTATGTATAAAATTGCTTCAGAGATATTAGGACAGAAACAGGAAAACAAGAATAGTTCAATCAAGGAATTATTTACCAATTTAATTAAGAAAATGGGGAGAGGTGTATGA